From a single Candoia aspera isolate rCanAsp1 chromosome 10, rCanAsp1.hap2, whole genome shotgun sequence genomic region:
- the EVA1B gene encoding protein eva-1 homolog B isoform X1, translating to MQTRPHLGASFASSFPDRRTLQTLQEGTSWEFLCKGLPGSPRGPGSPTSHCPGTTKTSAMETDGRGEMELLSSSIAAYAHIRDNLESVGLYFVLGVCFGLVLTLCLLVIHISWHPQAIPSKHQKSLRDLSEGEEEEEEEEEDTADHAVSEPPLAMTELPLASPSTPDGTLTINVFASAEELERAQRLEERERILREIWRNGQPDILGTGSGTIGRVHYY from the exons ATGCAAACCAGACCCCATCTCGGTGCCTCATTTGCGTCTTCCTTTCCAGACAGGAGGACGCTGCAGACACTGCAGGAAGGGACAAGTTGGGAGTTTCTGTGCAAAGGGCTTCCTGGCTCTCCCAGAGGCCCTGGATCACCCACCTCCCACTGCCCCG GTACCACAAAGACATCCGCTATGGAGACAGACGGCAGAGGGGAGATGGAGCTCCTAAGTAGCAGCATCGCGGCCTATGCGCACATCCGAG ATAACCTGGAAAGTGTGGGCCTCTACTTTGTGCTGGGTGTTTGCTTTGGTCTGGTGCTGACACTCTGCCTGCTGGTCATTCATATCTCATGGCACCCTCAAGCCATCCCCTCCAAGCACCAAAAAAGCCTGCGGGACTTGagtgaaggggaggaggaagaggaggaagaggaagaagatacAGCTGACCATGCAGTTTCTGAGCCCCCATTAGCCATGACAGAGTTGCCCTTGGCATCCCCCAGCACCCCAGATGGAACCCTCACAATTAATGTCTTTGCTTCAGCTGAAGAATTGGAACGTGCCCAGCGGCTGGAGGAGCGTGAGCGCATCCTCAGAGAAATTTGGCGTAATGGCCAGCCGGACATTCTGGGAACAGGTAGTGGCACCATTGGGAGAGTCCATTACTATTGA
- the EVA1B gene encoding protein eva-1 homolog B isoform X2 yields the protein METDGRGEMELLSSSIAAYAHIRDNLESVGLYFVLGVCFGLVLTLCLLVIHISWHPQAIPSKHQKSLRDLSEGEEEEEEEEEDTADHAVSEPPLAMTELPLASPSTPDGTLTINVFASAEELERAQRLEERERILREIWRNGQPDILGTGSGTIGRVHYY from the exons ATGGAGACAGACGGCAGAGGGGAGATGGAGCTCCTAAGTAGCAGCATCGCGGCCTATGCGCACATCCGAG ATAACCTGGAAAGTGTGGGCCTCTACTTTGTGCTGGGTGTTTGCTTTGGTCTGGTGCTGACACTCTGCCTGCTGGTCATTCATATCTCATGGCACCCTCAAGCCATCCCCTCCAAGCACCAAAAAAGCCTGCGGGACTTGagtgaaggggaggaggaagaggaggaagaggaagaagatacAGCTGACCATGCAGTTTCTGAGCCCCCATTAGCCATGACAGAGTTGCCCTTGGCATCCCCCAGCACCCCAGATGGAACCCTCACAATTAATGTCTTTGCTTCAGCTGAAGAATTGGAACGTGCCCAGCGGCTGGAGGAGCGTGAGCGCATCCTCAGAGAAATTTGGCGTAATGGCCAGCCGGACATTCTGGGAACAGGTAGTGGCACCATTGGGAGAGTCCATTACTATTGA